From the genome of Lotus japonicus ecotype B-129 chromosome 6, LjGifu_v1.2, one region includes:
- the LOC130722912 gene encoding glycine-rich cell wall structural protein-like, translating to MRNWSALLVLVSLAIVHASAREVPKGGGGGHDEQTLGMHAAASAPHGVGDKKNFVFGGVGGFAAGGFGGKYGGIGGGIGKYGGIGGFGGGVGKFGGIGGGIGGGIGKYGGIGGAAGIGGYHGIVGGAGGIGGFHGIGGAAGTGGVRGGGFHGVGGGAGIGGFHGVGGAGKGGGLGGVGGLGGGVGGVGGAGGGVGGLGGNGGGNGGLGGPGRGIGGLGGPGGGIGGLGGPGGGIGGLGGPGGGVGGLGGNGGGAGGGAGGGAGGGGAGGGGGNSGCGGGLAGGVGTGAGIFNHYNDP from the coding sequence atgagaaacTGGAGTGCATTGCTTGTGTTGGTTTCACTAGCTATAGTGCATGCAAGTGCACGTGAGGTTCCAAAGGGGGGTGGTGGTGGCCATGATGAGCAAACACTGGGCATGCATGCAGCAGCAAGTGCACCGCATGGGGTTGGTGACAAGAAGAACTTTGTGtttggtggtgttggtggcttTGCTGCTGGCGGTTTTGGTGGGAAGTATGGCGGAATTGGTGGTGGCATTGGCAAGTACGGTGGTATTGGTGGATTTGGTGGCGGCGTTGGCAAGTTTGGTGGAATAGGTGGAGGGATTGGCGGAGGTATTGGCAAGTATGGTGGGATCGGCGGTGCTGCGGGAATCGGTGGCTACCATGGTATTGTTGGTGGAGCTGGTGGAATCGGTGGCTTCCATGGTATTGGTGGCGCAGCTGGAACAGGTGGCGTTCGTGGTGGTGGCTTCCATGGCGTTGGTGGGGGAGCTGGCATTGGTGGCTTCCATGGTGTTGGTGGAGCCGGAAAAGGTGGAGGGTTAGGTGGTGTTGGAGGTTTAGGTGGTGGTGTGGGAGGCGTAGGTGGCGCCGGTGGCGGTGTAGGAGGCTTAGGTGGGAATGGTGGTGGTAATGGGGGTTTGGGTGGCCCTGGTCGTGGTATTGGAGGTTTGGGTGGACCTGGTGGTGGCATTGGAGGTTTAGGTGGCCCTGGTGGTGGTATTGGTGGTTTGGGTGGCCCTGGTGGTGGTGTGGGAGGCTTAGGTGGGAATGGAGGTGGTGCTGGTGGTGGTGCTGGAGGCGGTGCTGGGGGTGGTGGTGCTGGTGGAGGGGGAGGTAATtcgggttgtggtggtggtctTGCAGGTGGGGTTGGTACTGGTGCTGGTATCTTTAACCACTATAATGATCCTTGA